The stretch of DNA ATTCATTGCGTGTGCAGCATAATGTCAGAGGCGTGGTTTCCATGGCAAACAACGGTCCAAACACCAACGGCTCACAGTTCTTCTTCACCTACGCCAAACAGCCTCATCTGGACATGAAGTACACGGTGTTTGGAAAGTACGTCAACACAAGGGAAGCTGGGAACTTTAAAGTGACACAATGTTGAAACTCGGGGTGATAAAGGTGTTTTGTGTCCGTAATGAGTTTTGAAGCTGTGTTTGGGTTTATTACAAGGGTCAACatggtcatgaaattcctggaaatgTTTTggaatttgagaaaaataattttctagtcttgaaaagtcatggagtatttcaactgttttttttttgaaaagtttcGGGAAtataacctattttattttaatgtttaaaatatacgCAACTAAAATGAACAATCACAGGTATCAACAAGGTTGAGTGACGAATCGATGCTTGCTCCTTAATGTGAGCGGTCTGCTCTGTTGATCTTCATCCCACAGGATCATTGATGGCTTGGAGACGCTGGACGAACTggagaagcttccagtgaatgaAAAGACGTTCCGACCACTGACGGAAACCAGGATAAAAGATGTGACGATCCACGCAAACCCCTTTGCAGGATAGAAATGGATTTGTGTAGAAGCAAAGATCTGGATTGTTAAAATGGAAACTGAACGTGTTTTATACCTGATTGTTCCTCTTAATAAATCTGCTTTCAGTTGCTTTTTCCTGCTGTTTGTCTGAAAAACAATCAAACTGAACAACAGTGCTAATAGTTTTGTACTTGACTGGTTATGGAAATAAATCATTGATGTTTTGTATTAATAAAACTGATATgttctgtgttttatgtttttttttttttttttttttaaaaaagcaatttAATAGCTTGTTTGAAGGCGTAACTtttgaactactttttttttttttaattattactattaaaacAAGGCACACCCAGATATtcacagagaaaaacaaaaaacataaataagaaaataatgtaCAGATAAGAGAAATAATCCTTCCAAGGAAAGGCAGATTCACTTATGGTGATGAGGCACCATAAGTGAACACACATACGAACACATacgtaatctttttttttttaaaacataaatctatatattttcctgtgcaacatgcttggaagaaaaaaaagttttttacttattaaattttatttaatggatgtggtgttttttcagtataataaaaaaaaaaaagattaatcagaaacatttttctctgtaattcaaaaacagcatttttttaaaaaaaaacaaaaagagaagtCTGGAATTAtgtgttgataaaaaaaataataataacattcgTGACCAGAATTTCTCCGTAAAAGTTCAAAATATAACTGGAACTACAAATTGGGGAAGTGCACTTTCTTTATGACGTCATCAGCAGTGGACGCTAACTCGTCCGTGTCACTGACCGTGTTCAGCTTCTCTGTTTACTACTGGTCATGGCTGATGAAGAGCCGTTTAAAGTAAGTTCGTGCTTTTAAACACGTTTTTAAACTCTCAGCACGTGGAGCAGTGTGTgtgacacgtgtgtgtgtgtgtgtgtgtgctgtagaCTTCTTCTCTGAGGGGGAAAGTCACCCTGATAACTGGGGCCAGCTCAGGCATCGGTGCTGGGACCAGTGTTCTGTTCGCTAAACTGGGAGCTCTGCTGGCTCTGAACGGCCGTGACGTGGAGAACCTGCAAAAAGTGGCCAAAGAATGCACGGACTGTGGTGCTGCACAGGTACACATTAACACATGACCATAAACAGTGTGGGAATATTCTGTCCTGGTCCTGGCACATGGAGGAAATACagtaggcaactggcggctcgGGGGCATTATAGGGCCCTTAGTTTagttttgtgtggcccccaaagtaactggacaaaatgacaccacgaatacacaaaatgacaagtaaaGTATATACAATGActacataaatgcacaaaatgacaacaaagacacacaacagcaacaaaaacacacaaaatgactttaaaacaacaaaatgacaacaaagacatgaGAATTGACTCCatgaatgcacaaaatgaccacaaaacacagaaatcagcaacataaacatacaatattcacacaaaatgacaagaaagatacacaacggcaacaacaaaaaacaaaataacaacctaatatattcaaaatgacaacggAAACACAAGTggctgcaaaaacacaaaaatagacaacaaaaacacgtcaaatgactaaaatagaatgacaacaaaatgtgctcAAAAGatgggaaaacatgcaaaacaacaaaaactcacaatttCTTCCTTCCTG from Gouania willdenowi chromosome 9, fGouWil2.1, whole genome shotgun sequence encodes:
- the ppil3 gene encoding peptidyl-prolyl cis-trans isomerase-like 3 translates to MAVTLHTDLGDIKIELFCERAPKSCENFLALCASGFYCGSVFHRNIKGFMVQTGDPTGTGKGGTSIWGRKFEDEFSEHLKHNVRGVVSMANNGPNTNGSQFFFTYAKQPHLDMKYTVFGKIIDGLETLDELEKLPVNEKTFRPLTETRIKDVTIHANPFAG